Genomic segment of Chelonia mydas isolate rCheMyd1 chromosome 11, rCheMyd1.pri.v2, whole genome shotgun sequence:
CATATAATGGCAAGCAGCAGTGAAAGCTAATTGAGAAAGCTCTGCCCTTTCTTCACACAATAAAACAAGCTGCCAGGCCTCACCCTGAGCTGGCATTTGCCCCCTGACAGGAAGAAATAGCTGGAATCAGATGGCAAAAGCTGCCCCCTCATTTTCACTTCACACAAACTAAGCTGGAGCACTTCCCGTGTTTACACGTTCACCAGCAGCAAGTGCCTCAGGCAATGAATAAGAACTGCCCAGGGACATGGCTCCTGGCAGGAAAATAAAGGCTGGCTGCTACTTTAACAACGACACCCGCTCAGCTCACAGAACCAAGGAGGCAAAAAGTCCCACGGAGGCAGCATGGTGGTGCCCGCTCTATGCGCCAGACTGGCAGGCGCGATATCCCGAGGGGTGAAGGAACCAAACCCCAACCCCATTCTCATGAGGAGCTAGCCACCAGGCAAATGCAATCTCCCATCCACTGAAAAGAGTTGAGTCCTATCCTACCAatacctcctctcccctccaccaccacgtccctcctccctctgcccccttccttccctccacacccttctcccccccccgagGCTCCTCCCACTCaagctctcccccccccaccccccgcgtgCTCCCCCTGCCCATTGCAGAATTTGGGCAAATAAAAAACACCTAATTGACCCCAGCCCATTGCTTATCCGTGGGAATGCTCTGAAGGACTCTGGCCCAGGGGGATCCATTGCTCCTGGCCATTTATTGTTCAGCCTCAGCCACCCAGTCCCACTTAGCTGGCACTGGCCCAGAGGACAAGACAGCATCGGATGCCTGGTGCCACAAGTGATCCAGCCCTCCCAGCAGCATGCTGACTGGGCTGGCTGGCCCGTCTGCATCTTTGCTTAGCCCTCCCACCTCCTACTTTGAAAGTTATGATGGGAGCAGGCCTGGCCGGGCCCTGCTTCCCGCAAGCTACTCCAGCATCACACAGTGGGAGGAGGTGTCATCCCATTAGagtaaccagacagcaagtgtgaaaaaccttaagttacaaaaagacacaaaaacaggaatatccattccattcagcacagctattttatcagccatttaaacaaaacagaatctgacgcgtatctagctagattacttactaaggtgtaagactccattccttttctgttcccggcaaaagcatcacacagactgagagagcctttgtttctccccctccagctttgaaaatatattgtctcctcattggtcattttggtcaggtgccagcgaggttatcctagcttctttaccctttacaggtgaaagggtttttcctctggccaggagggattttaaaggtgtttacccttcactttatatttatgacaggggtataagagcctgtataagaaaaagaccccaaaatcgggactgtccctataaaattgggatatctggtcaccctacgtccCATAAAGTCCCAAATTGAAATTCTCCTGTGATCCAGGAGGAGGGCCTGCTGCATGAACAAAACATAAAGGTTTGGGAATTGTAAAAAACACTTTGAAAAATTGCACTTCTAAGCACTTTCCACCGGAGGACCTCAAAGCACCTAACCAAAACCAAGGAATTTACACAAACTCCTGTGAGGCAGGCTCGTGTTCTTATTATCCCTGTctttcagatggagaaactgaggcacaggctaaTTAAGTCCCCTATCTGCTGCctttttaaatcaatggaaagactgcccTTGAGATCAAGCCTTAAAAGACGGGTCCAACGTCACCTGGAAGTCTGTGATGGTGAGGAGGGGCATTAATAAAACCCCAGCTTTTCACATTTCTAGCAGTGGGGCGCACAGGCCACCAGCGGCATTGAGGTGGGCAATCAACTTGaagcccccacctcctccagtacagcgactcagcagtgaggctgcacctgaccctgacacagtgcaagggctgggcctgccccagaaacaacccagagccctgcccccctgtgccagGCGCACCAGGTGAGGGcgggctcagcccagcaggatccaagtgtggggcgagaggtttgtgtgtggggcaatctgggtgtgggcagctcggtggggggatctggatgcacaggggctcgttgctgggttctgggtgcaggggccaTGGGATTCTGCGGGATCCAGGTGATGGTGGTTGGGctcagcgggggcgggggggggtctggtTGTGAGAGATGGGACTtggtggggggggtctgggtgctggggaagtggggcttgATGTGGTGGGCGTCTAGGTGCAGGTTGTTGGAGCTCAGTGGGGCGGGtatctgggggtgggaggctcaTCGGAGGGACccaggtgcagggggctggggcttgTCCGGGAGAGGGTTCAATGGGCCTGCTTAACGGGGGAGGCCCAGCGGCTGCTGAGGGGACGCCTCATGCTGGGCTCCTACTTCCCCCTGCgattccccttttcttctccactccccacctctcactcccaccttcccctccccaccctattccacccacttccttccccactgcctctacCCCCACCCTCACGACCCTTCCCTCATTTCTCCCACCCCTCTACCCCGCCccacaggaaacaggaaggctcccagcacgcAGGGGGGCAGCACGACTGGTTCTAGGGCCCAGGGGGCTGCGTTCAGCTGCAGAGTCTGTGGAGCCCCAGACAGCAGGGCAGCTCTGCGTATGGGGGGGTGGCACGTGACCCGGGTGCCCTCAgatacccccctccccgccccgacTTGGCTGCGGCACCTGTGTGGGAAGGCCatgcctccctgtgcctcagatACGCGCCCGCCcatggagccagggagagaaaccaggcatcctggctcccagcccgtctgctctaacccaccagcccccactcccctcccagagccagggagagaacccaggcgtcctggctcctagtccccctccctctaacccaccagcccccactcccttcctagagtcagggagagaacccaggcaccctggctcccagcccccctgctctaaccaccagcccctactcccctcccagggctggggagagaacccaggcgtcctggctcccagtcccccttgctctaaccaccagcccccactcccctcccagggctggggagagaacccaggcgtcctggctcccagcccccctgctctaacccaccagcccccactccccttccagagccggggagagaacccaggagtcctggctcccagccccctgctctaaccaccagcccccactcccctcccagggctggggagagaacccaggcatcctggctcttAGTTCCCCTccctctaacccaccagcccccactcccttcctagagtcagggagagaacccaggagtcctggctcccagccccccttgctctaaccaccagcccccactcccctcccagggctggggagagaacccaggagtcctggatcccagcccccctgctctaacccaccagccccccctccccttccagagccggggagagaacccaggagtcctggctcccagcccctctgctctaaccaccagcccctactcccctcccagagccggggagagaacccaggcgtcctggctcttAGTTCCCCTccctctaacccaccagcccccactcccttcctagagtcagggagagaacccaggagtcctggctcccagccccccttgctctaaccaccagcccccactcccctcccagggtcggggagagaacccaggagtcctgtctgtTACTGCTGCCTCCACGCGCAGAGGCACAAGCCGCAGCTATCTCAGAGCAGGAGATTAGCTGTCTCCTGCACCCAGGGTTGCCATGTCCCGAGCGTGATTAGAGGTGACCTGTGACTGGGACAAAAGTCCACCCTCCTTGTCGCGTCGCACTTTGAGTTGTTTTCCAGGCTGCTGGCAGCCCCCTCGGAGGGAAGAGGACTGAACCCAGCAGGGTGGGAGAttgcctggcccccagccccaaaccaaATTCCAACTGCCCAGCACTGTTGAGGGCAAGGCCAGGCACCCAGCCTCATCTCGGCAGGCGCTTCAGGGACTGGGAACACATGGGGATTGGATAAGCAGCCCCCAAAGGATCTGTATGGGCCAGGAGGGGTcaggcagcagctgggcctgAGCAGGTAGGAAGGCATGAGGCGAGTCCCTCATAATGGGCAATTTGTATGGGTGGACCGGGTGGGTCAGCGGATAGGGCACTAGGCtgggaagcaggactcctggggtccATCCCTGGTTTGGAGAGGGGAGTAGTGAGGTCTAGTGCGGGCCTGGGATCCAGGTCTCCTGGGGTCTATCTCTGGAAGGGGAGTGCGGTcaagtgggtcagagcaggggggctgggagccaggactcctggggtccaTTCCTGGTTtgtggaagggagtggggtcaagCAGATTaaagcagggggagctggggtcAGGTCTCCTGTGTGATCACAGTTAGTctgtctatgcctcagtttttcctCCATAAAATGGGTGTAGTGGTCCCATGCCCTTATAGGGGGGTTGTGCGGATAATTTAATGTTGGCTAAGGGAGGTGGGATAGTCtggcaatgggggtggggtggctcaAAGATATACCGACAAGTCCCATAGAAAGGACAGTCCCGTGGGATGGCGGCACAGAAACTGGAAGTTATGTCTGGCAGGTTCGTTCCACAGCAGCAGAGATTCTCCTCCAAGGATCCACTCCGGACAGCTGCTTTAGCTCCTGAGCCGGAGGCTGGTCGGTCACTGCAGATCCCATATCCCCCTTTCGTTCCCCACATCCTAGCTGTCCTCCTGGGCTCCGATTCCTTGCGGGGTTACCCCAAGATGAAGGTCTACAGAGAAAAAGGTAACTACTGCATGGTTCCCAGGGTATCAAAGAAACAGACCCCTGCAGGCCCCGGTGCAACTTCACGGGGCGCTACGCACCAGCTAGCCACACCATCGAGATACCCCATTCTCCCATCCTCTGCAGGGAGACGGACAATCCCCACTCCCCTCTGCTGCCCTGAGCCCATCACACaatatagccgccccttccccttccccttccccttccccacccgacCCTCTGCTGCCCTGAATCCATGATActgtatagccgccccttcccctttccaccctctgctgccctgagCCCATGACACAGTATagccaccctctgctgccctgagCCCATGACATAGTAtagccaccccttccccttccccaccccaccctctgctgccctgtgCCCATGACACAGTAtagccaccccttccccttccccaccccaccctctgctgccctgtgCCCATGACACAGTAtagccaccccttccccttccccaccccaccctctgctgccctgtgCCCATGACACAGTGtagccgccccttccccttccccaccccaccctctgctgccctgtgCCCATGACACAGTATAGCCACCCCTTCTCcatcccaccctctgctgccctgtgCCCATGATActgtatagccgccccttccccttccccacccgacCCTCTGCTGCCCTGAGCCCATGACACAGTAtagccaccccttccccttccccaccccaccctctgctgccctgtgcccattacacagtatagccgccccttcccaccTCTCACAATCTGGGCCTTGGGGATACCTGTCCTCTCCCAAGTCTCTGATTATAAATAGGGTtgtcaagccattaaaaaaattaattgtgattaatcgtgcaatcaatcatgctgttaaacaataatagaataccatttatttaaatatttttgtatgttttctacattttcaaatatattaatttcaattacaacatagaatacaaatgtacagtgctcactgtatatatattttgattacaaatatttgtactgtaaaaaacaaaataaattgtatttttcaattcacctaataccagtactgtagtgcaatctctttattatgaaaattgaacttacaaatgtagaattatgtacaaaataactgcattcaaaatcaaaacaatggaaaactagAGCTTAAAGTCCACTCGGTCCTTcttgttgttcagccaatcgctgagACATACAAGTTTGTTTATGTATTCAGGAGATtatgctgctcgcttcttgtttataatgtcacctgaaagtgagaacagtcatttaaagggcactgttgtagccgattATGCAAGATATTTATaggccagatgtgctaaagattcatatgtcccttcatgcttcaaccaccattccaggggacatgcgtccatgctgataacgggttCTGCCTGGTAACGAACCAAAGCAgggtggaccgatgcatgttcattttcatcaattGAGgcggatgccaccagcagaaggctgattttctttttttttggtggtttgggttctgtagtttccgcatcggagtgttgcgcttttaaaacttctgaaagcatgttccacacctcgtccctctcagattttggaaggcacttcagatttttaaaccttgaatcgagtgctgtagctatctttagaaacctcacattgataccttctttgtgttttgtcaaatctgcaatgaaagtgttcttaaaatgaacatgtccAGCACATCCGAGTTaccatccgagactgctgtaagATGAAATATATGAAAGCATGTGAGTAaatcacagagcaggagacatacaatttttCCCtatggagttcagtcacaaatttaattaatgcatttttttaaggagtgtcatcagcatggaagcatgtcctctggaatggtggccgaagcatgaaggggcatgcgAACGTtttgcatatctggcatgtaaataccttgcaatgccggttgCAACAGtcccatgcgaacacctgttctcacttgcaggtgacattgtaaataagaagtgggcaacattatttccctcaaatgtaaataaacttgtttgtcttagcgattaactgaacaagcagtaggactgagtggacttacaggcgctaaagttttacattgttttgttttggagtgcagttatgtaaccaaaaacctacatttgtaagttgcattttcatgataaagagattgcactaccatACTTTTATGAAgtgaattggaaaatactatttcttttatcatttttacagagcaaatatttgtaataaataataatataaagtgagcactgtacactttgtattctgtgctgtaattgtaataatataattgaaaatgtagacaaaagaacatccaaaatattaaataaatttcaattggtattctattgtttaacagtgcgattaaaactgtgattaatcacaattaattaaatgtgatttaaaatttttttttgagttaatcgcattaTTTAACTGCGagtaatcaacagccctaattgtAAATGTTTTTATGTTCTATGAGAATCTCTGCCCAGGGTCCTCCGTGCTGTAGTTAGTTTCCAGAGCCTGAGAAAGGGGAATGGACGAGCTCTTGTTTGAGCTACTGCAATAGGCTTTGCTGCTTCTATCTGTAAGCCTAGGATCTCCCCTGCTGGGTTGTCTCTCTCCACAGAGGATGTCATTCTGGACCCAGACACAGCTCACCCCAGTCTGACCCTTTCCAAGGATCGGAGAAGTGTGACAGCCACAAACACAAGGCTGGCTCTGGCCAATGACCCGGGGAGATTCGATGTTTACTCCTGCGTGCTGGGCTCTGATGGCTACATATCAGGGATGCATTATTGGGACATGGAGGTGGCCGGCacagggggctgggctctgggtgtCACTAAGGAGTCCGCCAGCAGGAAGGGATGGTTCAATTTCAGTCCCGAGCAAGGAACCTGGGCCATCCAGCTCTCCATGGGCCAGTACCGGGAAGTCACTGCAGATTGGAGCCCGCTGGACCCGCCCCAGAGCCCCAGCAAGATCAGAGTGTATTTGGACTATGAAGGTGGGGTTGTGTGCTTCTATGATGCAGACACCATGGCCCCCATCCACGCCTTCACGTCCTCCTTCAAGGGGAAGATCTACCCATTTTTCTGGGTCTGGTCTGTAGGGACTTCCCTTAGACTGTGTCCCCCCGCAACTCTCCAATAACTGAGGGCACGGTCTAGAGGCTGCTGCCCTTTCTAAGGACATCAATGGACATTGGATGGTGTTTTGTCTCAGCCAGAGATTGAAGTGTGAGCAGGGTAATGCATCTGGATTTTAGCCTATGACGCAGCATCTCCCGTAAACACCTCTGTTCTGCCTGCCACGCTGCCCCTTGTGCATGGATGGGAAATGCTCCCTAATAAAACCCAAGCAGCCGctacctcctccttcccctccttaaTTGCCGTCTCTGCCACAATGCCTCCAGAACTCAGGCTGGTGATCAGGGCTAGGCAGGTGATCTGCTGTGACTATGACTCTTCTTTATCTTTCCTATCCTACTCTATCTCCAATTGAAAAGAAATACACCGGGTCCCCCTGTAGCTAGCTAAGCTGGTCCAATTCTTCCCTGTACCGGAGAAACGAGAATTCTGGCTTAGCACAAACATTCATTGTTTTGTTCTAGAGGGAACTGATAAAGATAAGATGGCAATGCAGGTCTTTCCTTCTAGGGATATAGGGTATAAACTGGCAATAAATACACTGaagctggaaataaggaggagGTTTCaattctaaccatcaaaggagtgaggttctggaacagcctcccaactGGAATTGgatgggatgggggttggggggagctgggggaaacaACCTATtcaaggagggattgtgaaaagTTTGTGAACGAGATTATATATGGGGTTCTCTGCGATAGCACAGACTGAACTCTGTAACccagaaggtcccttccagtcctatgtccaTAGATGAAAAGAAACTAAGACAAGCCATGACCTTTAACACATTGGCTTCCTCCCTAATTTTCTTACCTGAGGCAAGGATGCAACCACCTGTCATCTGATAATTACATTTCTGGCGTGTTGAGACGGTATGTGTAGGGTGAAAGCAGAGATGCTGGGTAGGCCACTAGCTGTTTTTAAGAAACTACATAGGCTCATAATAGATGCTGATGGAGGCTAGAAGTAGTCCCTGTCTTCTCCTATTTTGAGCTTTTGAGAAAACACGGCATGTGGTTGCAATGGCAGATCTTTCCAGGGACCAGTCGCCCCGAGCAGGACTTTCCAGAGTGATTGAACTCACTCGCTCATTTGCACCGTgctgggcaggacagggggttgagttgcgggaggaggtgaaggctccggctgggagtgcggACTGTGgtgtgggtctggggatgagggatttggggtggaagagggggctccgggctggggctgaggggttcgaagtgtgggagggggctaggggctggggcagggggatggggcgtgggaggtggtgaggggtgcaggctcccagaggtgcttacctcaagcaactcccgGAAGCAGACGCATGTCACCTCTCCAGCTCCCAGGCGGATGTGTGGCCAGGTGACTCTGCACGGTGCCCAGTCAACAGGCACCACCCATTGgccactgttcccagccaataggagctgcagaaccGACGCCTGGGCGGGGCAGCATGccgagccccctggctgtccctgcaggtaggagctggaggggtaaTGCCCAacgcaggcagagagcctgccttagccctgctgtgccgccaaCTAAaggctggagctgccagggtcacTTTTTGACCAGGAGTTCCAGCTGAAAACTGGACTCCGACCTGGGAACCCAAACCCCTTTAAAAGTCCACACTGGGAAACGTGCCGGTAATGAGTCCCTAAACTTCTGCCTTCAGTCCCTTCACTGGTTCTGCCTCTGCTCGGGCGGCCAGCTTGGGATGGGTGTATTCCTGGGGGTCCATCACACGACACgatctttaatgaaagatgaaCCTTGACTCCTGGAGGCTGGCGCCCCTGGGAGCGCTGAGCGGAGCTGCCATGGAAACGTCCTCCTTCTTGTGCAAAGTAACTCAGCAGACTTGTATGTTGCATGCTGTGAGGGGGGGGGATAAAAGGGATCCCGGTTAAAGTTGCTCCCCCACCGAGAGGGCGCCCCTGCCTTGCCCATTGTCTGCGCCCCCGcacgggggcgggggaaggaagcCCCGCTGGAGTCCGATCCTGCCCCCCTCCAAGCCCTTTGGCTGCATTTCCTCCGCCTGAAccatgaacccccccccccgagcccgccCCGGGCAGGTGGGAGCTGAGCGGGGGGAGACACCCAGGGGCTTCGTGTCTCCGCCCCCCGCCCTGCAGCGGGCGTGTTCGCCACCAGGGGGCGCAGCGTGGGCTGAGACAGAGCCTTCAGGGCTGCAAGCGGCAGCCAGAGACGTCGGCCGGCGGGCCGAGCAGCTCGGCGCTCCGCTTGTCAAGCCTGGGTCAGGCGGCGAACGGGCTAGAGGGCGGGGCTCGGCCTGGCGGCGCGCGGCGCGGAGCCGTTGCGGACCGGTGAGTGcggcccttccccccacctcccactcccctgcctgagAGCCTCCCTCACAgaccccgccccggccccccgcCCGAGGAGACTCCCCCACAGagcccgccccctgcccctcccacagggAGAGAGACCGCCTCACAcagaccctgccccgccccctctcccccacagagcccgccccctgcccctcccacagggAGAGACTCCCTCCGACAtatcctgccccgcccctctcccccacagaccccgccccctgcccctcccacaagGAGAGACCGCCTTACACAGACCCTGCCACGCCCCCTCTCCCACAgaccctgtcccctgcccctcccacagggAGAGACCGCCTCCCACAGACCCTGCTCCGCCCCCCGCCTGAGGAGACTCCccacagaccccgcccccacGGGGAGAGACCGCCTCCcacacaccctgccccgccccctctcccccacagagcccgccccctgcccctcccacaagGAGAGACCGCCTTACACAGACCCTGCCACGCCCCCTCTCCCACAGACCCCGCCCCTCCTGCAGGGAGAGGCTGCCTCACAcagaccctgccccgccccctcttccccacagaccccactccctgcccctcccacagggAGAGACTCCCTCACAcataccctgccctgcccccccgcctgaGGAGACTCCGCCAGAGACCCCGCCCCCATGGGGAGAGACCGCCTCCCGcagaccctgccccgccccctcttccccacagaccctgccccctgcccctcccacagggAGAGACTCCCTCCGACataccctgccccgcccccccgcctgaGGAGACTCCGCCACAGACCCCGCCCCCATGGGGGGAGACCGCCTCCCAcagaccctgccccgccccctcttccccacagaccccgccccctgcccctcccatgggGCAAAGACTCCCTCCCacagaccctgccctgcccccccacctgaGGAGACTCCCCCACAGACCCCGCCCCCATGGGGAGAGACTGCCTCCCAcagaccctgccccgccccctcttcTCCACAGACCCTGCCAGACcccaaacatttttcacaccgcAATAACAATAGCGACAATAATATGGAAATAGAAAGATTTTGCGATCCATTCAAAAGCTTCTGGTGGGTCCAAATGTGGTCcgtggtccacctattgactgcCCCTGAGGGGCAGGGCGGGAGTGTTGGTTTAGTGGCTTCCCATAGAAACCAGGAAATCAGAGGCAAAATAGACACTCATGGCCCCCCAAAATGTGGCAATCCCCTGCGAGGTTTCCGTGTGCACAAAGCTGCTTTTGTGCCACAGACGCCATCTGCACGTTCACCTGGGGGATGGGCAGGAGGGGAATGCCTGGAAAATGATGGTGGGAGCAAGTTCACAGGATGATCCCGGTTACCAGTGCAATTGAAGAGAGTGAGGGTTTTCCCAGCGTGAAGAGTCTAGGTGtctggctttgtctacactgacagcGGCAGCGTTTTAATGCTATAATGTGGTCATGGCGCCAGCGCTGTaggaaaaccacctccatgaggggcgtagcttCCAGCACTAGGagcgtgtctacactggcaagttactgcactgaaacttgctgcgctcgggggtGATTTGTCACACCCTCAagcgagaaagtttcagcacagtaacttgccagtgtagacagccccAAGTGTGTAGGGCCTGGGCAGTGGAATCAGGGAGTGAACTGAAGCCCGTTCTGAAACCTCTTCAATGCCCTTttcaccctgacaggctgcagagtAACAACCAGGTTTCGCTCCAGATTCACTCCAGATTGTCACC
This window contains:
- the LOC119567430 gene encoding E3 ubiquitin-protein ligase TRIM7-like, whose protein sequence is MKVYREKEDVILDPDTAHPSLTLSKDRRSVTATNTRLALANDPGRFDVYSCVLGSDGYISGMHYWDMEVAGTGGWALGVTKESASRKGWFNFSPEQGTWAIQLSMGQYREVTADWSPLDPPQSPSKIRVYLDYEGGVVCFYDADTMAPIHAFTSSFKGKIYPFFWVWSVGTSLRLCPPATLQ